One Salvia splendens isolate huo1 chromosome 1, SspV2, whole genome shotgun sequence genomic window, TCACAGATGTGCGTCGAAGTCAGGCTACTGTATTATCTTCTCGCCCTAACATGGATGCTAGGCATGCAAACTACTCTTCTTCTAATCCTCGGATGAACTTGCAGCGACTTCCTAACTACTCTCCTGTTTTCACACCGCACCAATCTCTGACGCCTTCTCAGCCATCTGTTAGTGGAACCTCTCTGGGGTCACCACGATTGCAACCCTACACATGTACTGAACCAAGAGCAGGAAACATTAGCAAGTCCGCTGGCCCCGAACCCTATATTACATCTGTTCCTGACAGCCATGTTCCTTCTCAGACTGTTGATTCCTGTCACTCGGATGCTGGCAATACTTTCCTGGATCAATTGCATTCAAGATCCACAATCTCCTCATGCTCCGGACCGATTAATGACTTTGCTCAACCTCAAAAACAAAGTCATCCTACTTCACCGTTGGCTTATGGCCAAAATGATGTCCAGCATCAGCATCTTACTCAAAGTGGTATGGGTTCAAGTCCAGCAGATTTTGGCTTCTTTTGTGATTCCTCTGTCAACCATGGCAATATGCAGATTCATGCCGAGAACGGGGCACCAGCTGAGACCTCACAGGTGCAAAATATACAAGATGATCAGCCAAGCGTAACACCCTTGACCGTGGACAACCCCCCTCAACAGAATACTGCATATACCTCCCCAATGAATGATGATGTCTGCCAGTTTCCTGAAAGTGGAGGACCTGGCTCGTTCGACTTTCATCTTCTTGACAGTAGTTGGATGTTTGAAAATCAGTCATTTACAGGAGCTGTGGAAGCTGCTGCTTCACCTAACTGGAATGTATACTCACCTGAAACTGCTTTTGCCGATACAGGTACCTTGTTTGATATTTAAAGCTTTCATGATGCTGCCCGAAATATGCTTGACAGGAAGGAATCGTGGTTCTGATTATGTTAAGTATTCTGCTCGATTCTTTTTGCCTTCTCCCTCTGtaaattaagcacatcatatcCCTCGTATCAAGGTTTTCTGTATAGTATTAGTAGGAAGCTTATccatttctttaattataaattatgttgtaattttagttGGCAGTTTGTTTTCTGGCTACatgcattttgatttttgacatTAGAGCTTCATGCTGCAGGAAGGGAAAATTGATGAGCTATAGCTCAGCATGTTTGTTAGTTAGGTTCTTGGTTATCCCTCTTGGTTAAGAGCTTGTCAAAGTTGCTACTTCTCACAAGTCACAAGgttttaattaaacaaaaaattaaaatatcagCTTGTTATCATACAGCCATGtctaaataactaaaaatatcATAATCTTGGAACAAAAGAGTAAGAataaatttgttttattataaGCTTAAACGGACGGTTTTGCATAATTGACAGCAATAAGGTCAAGGTAATAAACACCAAAATGTGAAGAGGTAAACTTAAACAGACAGCATCATCCACAGTAGCAGAAGAAGACACTCAAACATACGAGCAATAAGACAGTGGAGTTGTATGGGAGATTTCCATAGCAATGGAAGGTTAAACGATAGCTAATACTGAAGGCACGTGCTGGCTGAACATGGCACCATTAGTCGAACATGTCAAGCACAACACGGAGGCACATTCCTTCATGCATCATATCAAAGGCTTTGTTGATCTCAGGCAGTGTAGAAGTGTGGGTGATGTACTCATCAACCTTGATTTCCTGAAAGAAGGGTATATGTATGGTGGGAAAAGTTGAGAATGGCAGGATAAATTAACTGACTGATTAAGGAGAAGGAAGAATGTACTCACTTTCTTTAGATACTTTTCGACAAGCCATGGTACTTGTGAGCGGCTTTTGAAGCCACCAAATGCTGTGCCCTTCCAGACACGGCCAGTCACCAGCTGAAAAGGACGAGTGGCGATCTCTTGACCAGAAGCTGCAACGCCCACAATAACTGATGTTCCCCAACCCTAAAAGGTTAATACAGAAGATCAGtaatccttgaatgttttatatgaTCTCATATAATTTTGTGGTGTTATAACTTGATTTAGTTACCTACCTTATGACAGCATTCTAAAGCAGCTCTCATCACACCCACATTGCCAATGCATTCAAAACTATAGTCAACACCACCATCTGTTAGATCCACAATGACCTGCTGGATTGGTTTCTCGTGATCCTTTGGGTTGATGAATTCAGTCACACCAAAGTCCTTTGCTGTGCACCACAATTTTCAGCAAGATTGGGAATAAAAAGATAGCACTTCTGTTTAATACTGCTTAGTTGCTAAATAATTATTGGAATCGGGAAACAAATGGCATGACCCATCGGTGATATTTCTTTTGTAATCAAGAGCTTTGAGACGCTAAACCAAACAAGAAGTAGATCAGTAATAGACACAAGTCACATTTGTATCATTTTTATTGGTCTTCACATTGGAAGAAGTCCCTAGGACATCATTAATTGGTTCTTCAAGCACATGAAACATATAGTTGATTTTACTACGTGGAAGCTACGTAGGCATACAAAGCTTTCATGTTCCATATTCTGATTAGCAAAAAACAGCAGACCCCCTAAAACACCAAAAGATACTACAAGAACAAGtagaatatttattttcttgagTCTGCTCAACTAAACAAGGACATTAGATAAAATTGAAAAGGAGGTTGGTTCATGTCCAGAATGTCTCTGGATACACAGCTTTGCTTATAGCAAGAGAAAATCCTAAAGTCGAATTTTTACATGAGGTCTTTACATACCACAGTCCATGGCATGAGCAAAAAACTCTTAGCACTCAAAAAATATCATGCACCAAAAATTTACTAATTAATTGCACAAGAAAGTAGTGTGAAGAAGGTGAAGTACCTCTATCAAACTTTTTAGTGTCAATATCTATCCCAATGATGCGGGAAGCTCCAGAAGCTTTTGCACCCTCTGCCACCTGAATCAGAAGTATTCATCATCTTCTCTGTATGATACAAGAAGTCAATCAGACTATAGAAAACTCACAGCAAGTCCAACAGTGCCGAGACCAAATACGGCAACTATGGAACCTTGTTCTACTTTTGCAGTATTCCAAACAGCTCCAAGACCTATATGAAATCAATTATACACAAGGATTAATAAATTGATGGTTGTGGTATGCTACTCATAAAAAATTGTTAAAAGTACCCCAGAAAAAAGACCTTTTGAGTTGTAAATAAATCAATTAGCTCAAATGCACGCGATCAAACTGCGTTTCAGACACTTTAAATCAATAAGTTAAGTTGACTGGATACCAAATTTATCCATGCAATGGGCTGCAATAAATGGAGAAGTTACTGTAAAAGACACCAAGATTTCTGGTGTTCTTTATCCTGATTGTTTAGGTTGAACTGTATGAGGGATCAAGAAATGCTAGATCCATTTAGAATTTCGGGTGTTCATAGACAACGGGAATTTAGCAAAAGACAACAAGATAACTTATTCATATTCAACCAGTGTAAGTAAAGATCCTTGCCTGTCGGAACACCACAACCGAGCAGACACACTTTCTCCAATGGTGCTACAGGGTCAATCTTGGCAACGCTAACATCATGTACAACAGTGTACTGACTAAACGTTGATGTGCCCATGAAATGATAGATAGGCTTTCCGTTGATTGAAAAGCGGCTTTTACGGTCAGTCAACATAACTCCAACTCCAGTAGCTACCCTGACTTTCCCACAGAGATTTGTCTTACCAGATTTGCAAAACTTGCATTCCTTACACTCAGCCTGATAACAGGGGATAACATGATCGCCCACTTGAACTTCTGTCACACCTTCACCAACACTCTCAACTATCCTGAGATCCCAACAGGAACATTTATCTGATGCTTAGTCAATATTCAGAAAAGCTAATTGTTCTTTAAATTTTAGCATTTAACATACCCAGCAGCTTCGTGACCAAGGATGCATGGGAATAGACCTTCAGGATCCTGCAACAAAGCCAATCAAGAGATCAGATTGGCTATAGATAGGATTATGCTGATCACTTTCTTTCCCTAGTATTTACTTTTTCCTTCCATTCTACAGCTTTGTTGCATTATATAGCGATATGGTGCATTCAAACACTAAATACACCCAAACACAGAGAAGACAAACAATACTCCATTATAACCAATCAAGCACATCCCGATTGAAAAAGTTCAGCTTCCtctttacttcataaaaaaacatatatattCCACATTTCCGATCAATATGAACAAACTCCTTATGAATCTTCGAAAAATGATTGACTAATTCACTATCATTTGCTAACGTGTTTGCACAAAATTCGTACAcacacactggaaattaccttGCCGCTCCAGGTGTAGGCATCCGTATGACAGAGAGCGGTGAAGAGGATTTTGATCCTAACCTCTCCGGCTTGCGGCGGCGCGACCTGCACCTCTTCGATCACCAGAGGTTTATTTGGTTCCCAGGCCACCGCCGCTAATTAAAATTAAGGAAAAACTAATCAACAAAACACTCAATTGATTGGCAGTAAAACGGTAAAACGCATAAAAATGAAAAGGATCGATACCTTTGCAAGTAATGACTTGACCTTGAGTAGCCATTGATGGATAGAATAGAAGGAAACAGATCTACAGAGAGTAAGAGTGACGGTGGAGGCGCCGCTAgcaaatgaataattaaatttttatttagaaATCTAAACTATCCAATAAATATAGGCCACATGTGGCGCAGTGACAAACTCCCTCGACTACTATTctagataaataatttaatataaattttatttgcaAACAAATGATTATCTACCATTTATGTCAATAATATGTTTATGaccattaaattatttaattaatagaactaagataaatgtataaaataaaataaagtacaaACATTAGTTTGTTTGCTTCTGATTACCAAGTAAGAACACCAAATCACTGAAAGTAGTTGGGGAcaagtaaagtaaaataaaaaaattcgaacTATGATAATCTTTTCGATTAATATGTGTATGAAACCTAAATGTGagtacaaaaaaataatttactgtattatctaaattttttcacaaaattatACAATAAACTTTGTAAGTGTGATTGATAATGAATTTTACATTTTAAGTTAAAAATATGCTCATATCCCACTATTTTTAAACATTATTAATAATGATTCTTCGTTTATTACTCATAGtccaatattttttaaaagttattaATCTATTTAATTCACTTATATCCCATGATATTCTtgacaaaaataagaaaaacttGGTGGGCCTTTCAAAGCCTGTCTTGCCCCCACTTTTTGCTATTGGGCTGATGATATTTATCCCACAATACTTGGGTTTAAACATTGTGTGGGACTTTGGCATGAATTTTCATACCTATTCTAAGTTTGTCAATGGACACAATCTTAAATCCAATTGATTTGTGTaactcttttttatttatatcttctctttcttttatttatttaattaattaatttgttgtgCTTTAAAATTCGTCCCATTCACACAAAGGACTATTCATGTGAGTATGGGGTGGTGAAATTGATGTGAGGGGTCAAAGGATATTTATAGTGGATGAAagacacatatatatacatgtgaCCCCTAACTCCCTAATTCAACTATATATGAAACCTTTTCCCCCATCaatcctctctctctcaaaataaTCAAGAAAACGAGAATTTCACCAAAAtcagaagagaagaagaaaaatcacATCAAAGGAAACTTGAACACACACCATGGCAGCAGAAGAGCCCTCAAACTCATCACCACAAAGCATGAAAATCACAGTCCAAAGCAACCCGTCTGCATCACAGCTCTCTGAACTGGGCATCAAATCTTGGCCCAAGTAAGCCcttttcttgattttctgtCTTCCTCtactataaatttatttgtaagtATGTAattgtggtgtggtgtggttgGACAAAAAAAAGGTGGGGTTGCTCTCCCGGGAAATACCAGCTGAAATTCGAGGCACAAGAAACGTGCTATTTAGTGCGGGGGAAAGTGAAGGTGTATCCCAAAAACAGAGATGGGGAAGAAGAGGCAGTGGAATTCGGAGCAGGAGATCTCGTTGTGATTCCAAAGGGGCTCAGCTGCACTTGGGATGTGTCCATCGCCGTTGATAAGCACTACAAGTTCGATGCTTCtgcttcctcttcctcttcctcttcatctTAGCTGATTAATTAAGAATTTAGAGGTATGTTTATTCAACAGTTGATtcgtgttttgttttgtttgtggaGGAAGGAAGTGGGGTGTGAATGTGATGTAATCTGGAATAGCGGAAGGGGAGAATTATTAGGGgatgggatcccctgctgtggtgggagcacagcaggggctgctgctcctcataaaaatattttaattttttttttttttttttaataatttgaatttaatattaaaatatttgtatGGGAGAGGCACAGGGGCTGCTGTGctcccaccacagcaggggatcccatcCGAATTATTAGTCAATGCCAGTGGCAGTGGCAGTGGCGTTCAAACAACACTTTAAATGTGCCTTTTGACTGGTCAAATCATTTCATACTTCATCTTTCTAGACTACTGTGCCTCGCCTTGTCTTACTTCATTCCTtttttactactactagtttttttagttttttgagAAAATATCGTGAGAGTGTCACTTTTTTTTCCACGGTCACCAAAAAAAAGTGTCCACGCAACAGGGGGACACTCTCAAACCACAAATTacgttattttattaattattagtatattttaattcagtctaaaataaaaattattggattataataattaaaaaaatacacataatttaattaaaaaaatacaatatttaTTCTCACAcaattttgtgttttaaaaaaattaaaacacataGATTAAtatacactctctctctccacttcCATCTTTCCCAAATTTCTTTATCTCTCTCCACTTCATCTTCACTTCACTTCATCTTTCCCAAATTTCTATCTCTCTTCACTTCATTTTCCCCAAATTTCtgtctctctcttcatctccaTCTTCATCTTTCAAAGCATGTATTTAATTCACTTATATCCTTCATCTTCCTCCACATAgaataaatgaagaaaataaaaaaaatatgaaaatcgaATTCCAGCGGCCGCGGCTCACCGGGCCACGCAATAGCCCGTCGCAAGCACCACCGCGACTCATACCCCCCGCCCCGTCCACGCCGACTACTCGACGGACGGCTGTCCGCCCCGGCGCATCCGTCCTCCGCAATAGGGAGCGGCGCCGCCGGcccctattgtggacactctaaagcAGGGTTAATTATAGTACTCCGTCGCATGAAAGATGACTCATTCCTTggacgacacgagattttatgcaattttattttgtgtattaagcggatagaataaagtaagagatatagaataaagtagaggtaaaagtgtttccattttaagtaattggtcatcttgattgggataaattaaaaagaaaaagtgagtcatctttaatgggaccGGAGGAAGTACAACTCTTAAAACACTAATaaactagtagtattttattaatttggatatgagagaaattatgtatgatttgaaatttaaaatatattaaattaatctcataatccaCCGTACGTTTTTTACACTGAAATTCATAGTTTTTATGAGTGGTATACGAATCTATATAATGAATTTCGGCTTTTAAATCATACACAATTTTCTTCTAAATCCAAATTAATGATAATTAAGAAaattgttaagttgtaatataaGTTATTAGctatatttgaaaattatgAGATTGACTAAACTTCGAGATTTTGTAGACAATTtactcatttttaaaaaaaggacgTCCAGGACTCCACAACCCACAATGCATGGACTCATATGTAAGAAGCGTTGGAGGTTGTCGTCTTGCTAGGTTGGCTCGCATGGGCAATAAATTTTACTCGATCAGTGAGTGACGCGTGCTTCGCACTCACTAACACACGAGCATGGGCATCCATTTCTTTTTTTCAAAATctcaattttcatttattttaattttgctaAATCAAAGTgttaataattcaatttttaaatagtCGTTGACAAccctttttgtatattttgttcatttttataaatatctttcaTGTCATATATTTTACACCACATTTCAAATTTTCTAGAAgttcttaattttaatttttataattaaaatttcaatggaattggtatttttaattatt contains:
- the LOC121800759 gene encoding uncharacterized protein LOC121800759, with translation MAAEEPSNSSPQSMKITVQSNPSASQLSELGIKSWPKWGCSPGKYQLKFEAQETCYLVRGKVKVYPKNRDGEEEAVEFGAGDLVVIPKGLSCTWDVSIAVDKHYKFDASASSSSSSSS
- the LOC121752836 gene encoding alcohol dehydrogenase class-3 is translated as MATQGQVITCKAAVAWEPNKPLVIEEVQVAPPQAGEVRIKILFTALCHTDAYTWSGKDPEGLFPCILGHEAAGIVESVGEGVTEVQVGDHVIPCYQAECKECKFCKSGKTNLCGKVRVATGVGVMLTDRKSRFSINGKPIYHFMGTSTFSQYTVVHDVSVAKIDPVAPLEKVCLLGCGVPTGLGAVWNTAKVEQGSIVAVFGLGTVGLAVAEGAKASGASRIIGIDIDTKKFDRAKDFGVTEFINPKDHEKPIQQVIVDLTDGGVDYSFECIGNVGVMRAALECCHKGWGTSVIVGVAASGQEIATRPFQLVTGRVWKGTAFGGFKSRSQVPWLVEKYLKKEIKVDEYITHTSTLPEINKAFDMMHEGMCLRVVLDMFD